A genome region from Anopheles stephensi strain Indian chromosome 2, UCI_ANSTEP_V1.0, whole genome shotgun sequence includes the following:
- the LOC118502612 gene encoding protein tipE, whose translation MRSDSSELLLEQQAEELRKKKLLELAAAKKAKNGPPPKRSLRENASFYTTSSLAFLSVTAGASLLFLVPLYVDPAISTLVGDFVERPTMCVTTRREDMTGLFNCSWSSCREGCTSDVFKCTHIYVTFIDDLNFTFPFNATPAELFNLTDIERSEEAILLVNIKGCGYPPTVKCKNFTDLYGFEGAVFPCYYSKQNKTVVMTAYNREDQVNTIIHFFVVPFIVTVVSSVFLCIMHCDCRCKKERRRHRHRHRRPRIENLSDSSISTRVDMLTPAIEVYKPPL comes from the coding sequence ATGAGGAGCGATAGTTCGGAACTGCTGCTCGAGCAACAGGCCGAAGAGCTACGGAAGAAGAAGCTGCTCGAGCTAGCGGCGGCCAAGAAGGCCAAGAACGGACCGCCACCGAAGCGATCGCTGCGCGAAAATGCCTCCTTCTACACGACGTCCAGCCTTGCCTTTCTGTCGGTGACGGCCGGCGCCTCGCTACTGTTTCTCGTGCCGCTTTACGTGGATCCCGCCATCTCGACGCTGGTCGGCGACTTTGTCGAGCGGCCGACGATGTGCGTGACGACGCGGCGCGAGGACATGACCGGGCTGTTTAACTGCTCGTGGAGCTCGTGCCGCGAGGGCTGCACCTCGGACGTGTTCAAGTGCACGCACATCTACGTGACGTTCATAGACGATCTGAACTTTACCTTCCCGTTCAACGCGACACCGGCGGAGCTGTTCAATCTGACCGACATCGAACGGTCCGAGGAAGCGATCCTGCTGGTCAACATCAAGGGCTGTGGGTATCCGCCCACCGTCAAGTGCAAGAACTTCACCGACCTGTACGGGTTCGAGGGGGCCGTCTTTCCCTGCTACTACTCCAAGCAGAACAAGACGGTCGTGATGACGGCGTACAACCGGGAGGACCAGGTCAACACGATCATCCACTTCTTCGTGGTGCCGTTCATCGTGACCGTCGTGTCGTCGGTGTTTCTCTGCATTATGCACTGTGATTGTAGGTGTAAGAAGGAACGCCGGCGGCACCGTCACCGGCATCGCCGGCCTAGGATAGAGAATCTCAG